The Vicinamibacterales bacterium genome contains the following window.
ATCGACGCCGTGAAGAACCGGCTGGGGAAGCCTGCCCGGGAGAACACCGGCACGCGCGTCCGCCGCGTGCGGCAGCGGACGGGGAGCTCGGGGGCGACGACGCACGTCATCGAGCCGGCCGTGGACGCGCGCTACGTCCGCCTGAATGTCGGTCGCGCGTCGTACAGCGGCGAGCCGGTCGCCAGGATCTACGAGTTCGAGATCTACGGGCCGGATGGCAAGGTGAATCTCGCGCTGCAGCGTCCCGCGACCGGCAGTCCGCCCTGCACCCCGGATCAGGGCCCGGAGAAGGCCGTGAACGGGAGCGTGGCGGGAGGCGCGAACGACAAGTGGTGCGCCGAGGGCTGGCCGTTGTTCCTCCAGGTGGATCTCGGCGAGGTCCGCCGGGTGTCGCGCTTCGTGGTCAAGCATGCCAGCGCGGGCGGCGAGAACGCCGACGCCGACACGCGCGATTTCACGATTCAGTTGAGCGGCGAGGGCAAGACCTACACTCCGGTCGTCACGTCTTCCGGCGCGGGTTTCGTGGACCAGCGGACCGAGTACCGGTACCTGGTCTACTTCGACGGGCGCCGCGAAGCGATGCTGACGTTCACCGACGGGAAGCTGGAGCGGCAGGGCCGGCGCATCGTCCCCGTCCTCGACTTCGAGGAAGACCGGATGATCTTCGCCGGGATCTTTCAGTACTTCTACCTGCGGCTCGCGATCTTCTTCGGCTGCCTCGGCATCTTCATGTATCTGTTCCGCGGCGAGATGACCAACAGGACGCTGCACTTCTGGCTGCTGGCGCCGGCGCCGCGCGAGGTGCTGCTCGCGGGCAAGTACGCGGCAGGACTGATTGCGTCGGCGGCGATTTTCGGCGGCGGCGCCCTCCTGATGTTCGGCGCGATGATCTGGCCGCACGACGCGGTGGAGCTCCAGGCCTACTGGAATGCCGGAGGGGTGGGCCACGTCTTCTGGTATGCGGCCGCCGCGGCGCTCGGGTGCGTCGGCTACGGCAGCGTCTTTCTCGCGGCGGGCCTGTACGTCCGCAATCCGATCATCCCGGCGGCCGTGCTGCTGGTGTGGGAAGGGATCAACGGCATTCTTCCGCATGCGCTGCAGCGCATGAGCATTCTCTATTACCTGCAGTCGCTGTGTCCGGTGCCGGCGCCGATGGACAGCGATGCGCCGACGCTGATCCGGCTGCTGGCGGCGCCGGCCGCGCCGGCGTCACGTCCGGGCGCGATTCTCGGGCTGCTGGCGCTGACCGCGGTGGTGCTGTGGATTGCGGCGGCCGCCGTGCGGCGGATGCAGATCTCGTACGGCAGCGAGGCGTAGTCGGCCATGGCGGACAGCATTGCGCAAACAGACCGGAGGTCACCCGATGCATGACAGCCATCGCCATCTGTCAGGCGGCTCGAGCGCTCCTATACTTTCAGCACCGCGTTCGGGTCGAGTCTCGACGCTCGCCAGGCTGGCAGCAAGCATGCCACCACCGCGACGATGATCATCGTGGCAGTGACTCCAGCAACC
Protein-coding sequences here:
- a CDS encoding discoidin domain-containing protein, which encodes MNSGRSFADRARQAWTIAKIELRRAFFARRALWVYGLALLPSVIFFGHGLDVKLRKERLARSGVLPPALLDSVQEGETIDAVKNRLGKPARENTGTRVRRVRQRTGSSGATTHVIEPAVDARYVRLNVGRASYSGEPVARIYEFEIYGPDGKVNLALQRPATGSPPCTPDQGPEKAVNGSVAGGANDKWCAEGWPLFLQVDLGEVRRVSRFVVKHASAGGENADADTRDFTIQLSGEGKTYTPVVTSSGAGFVDQRTEYRYLVYFDGRREAMLTFTDGKLERQGRRIVPVLDFEEDRMIFAGIFQYFYLRLAIFFGCLGIFMYLFRGEMTNRTLHFWLLAPAPREVLLAGKYAAGLIASAAIFGGGALLMFGAMIWPHDAVELQAYWNAGGVGHVFWYAAAAALGCVGYGSVFLAAGLYVRNPIIPAAVLLVWEGINGILPHALQRMSILYYLQSLCPVPAPMDSDAPTLIRLLAAPAAPASRPGAILGLLALTAVVLWIAAAAVRRMQISYGSEA